One region of Geovibrio ferrireducens genomic DNA includes:
- a CDS encoding TIGR04013 family B12-binding domain/radical SAM domain-containing protein, which yields MRKIKIFILSHKFNKNSIAALTGALQVCPETAELEPSVMWNSEDLLRSAAQASGEGLLPVICFSFTTLHFLDTVKELLFLKKNLDALPLPPVYIAGGAHPSGSAEETLGCGFDFVVKGEGEYAFPAMIKALINGSDPCGIKGVCRLENGKLISKGRAEAVHLDDYPPFPVRLTKFSYIEITRGCPVACRYCQTSYIQGAHYRHRSPEKVLDYSERLVSLGVKDLRFITPDCLSYGSNDVGRPDVPFIEKFLKDIRKCAGTSNVHFGSFPSEVFPTSVTDESMELLAAYASNDNIVIGAQTGSDRLMRHIGRNHTVDDVRKAVGIILKKGFAANVDFMFGLPGETEEDEEESIRFMTELCSMGAKVHSHTFMPLAGTPFGHLPPVTVSPKTVQMLEKLAGYGIQYGSWKAQMEKSNRLARFRKIFAETKDAERAVTGSDNYPAPPLQRCSHI from the coding sequence ATGAGAAAAATTAAGATTTTCATCCTTTCCCACAAGTTTAATAAAAACAGCATAGCCGCACTGACCGGAGCATTACAGGTCTGCCCCGAAACAGCGGAGCTTGAGCCGTCTGTCATGTGGAACAGTGAGGATCTGCTTCGCAGCGCAGCGCAGGCATCAGGCGAAGGGCTTCTGCCTGTCATATGCTTTTCATTCACCACGCTCCACTTTCTGGACACTGTGAAGGAGCTTCTGTTTCTTAAGAAAAATCTGGATGCTCTTCCGCTCCCCCCGGTTTACATAGCGGGCGGCGCACACCCCAGCGGCTCAGCGGAGGAAACGCTGGGATGCGGATTTGACTTTGTAGTCAAAGGCGAAGGAGAGTACGCATTCCCCGCCATGATAAAAGCACTCATAAACGGAAGCGACCCATGCGGGATAAAAGGCGTTTGCAGACTGGAGAACGGAAAACTCATATCAAAAGGGCGCGCGGAAGCTGTGCACCTTGATGACTATCCCCCCTTCCCCGTCAGGCTGACCAAGTTCAGCTACATAGAGATAACCAGAGGCTGCCCCGTGGCATGCAGATACTGCCAGACCAGCTATATTCAGGGTGCGCACTATCGTCACAGATCACCTGAGAAGGTGCTGGACTATTCTGAAAGGCTCGTCTCCCTCGGTGTGAAGGATCTGCGGTTCATCACGCCGGACTGCCTCTCATACGGCAGTAATGACGTGGGCAGACCGGATGTGCCGTTCATTGAGAAATTCCTGAAAGATATAAGAAAATGCGCCGGAACAAGCAATGTGCATTTCGGTTCCTTCCCCTCCGAGGTCTTCCCCACCTCAGTAACTGATGAATCCATGGAGCTCCTTGCCGCCTACGCCTCAAACGACAACATAGTTATAGGCGCGCAGACCGGAAGCGACAGACTGATGCGCCATATAGGACGCAACCACACTGTGGATGATGTGAGAAAAGCGGTGGGGATCATACTGAAAAAAGGCTTCGCCGCCAATGTGGATTTCATGTTCGGCCTGCCCGGTGAAACAGAGGAGGATGAGGAGGAGAGCATACGCTTTATGACTGAGCTCTGCTCGATGGGTGCTAAGGTACACAGCCACACGTTCATGCCTCTGGCGGGTACTCCGTTCGGCCACCTGCCCCCCGTGACAGTATCACCGAAAACTGTACAGATGCTTGAAAAGCTTGCAGGTTACGGAATCCAGTACGGCTCATGGAAGGCGCAGATGGAAAAATCGAACCGGCTTGCCCGTTTCAGAAAAATATTTGCCGAAACCAAAGACGCGGAAAGGGCGGTCACCGGGTCCGATAACTACCCTGCGCCGCCCCTCCAGAGGTGTAGCCATATATAA
- a CDS encoding HD domain-containing protein codes for MELNREQAYMLLSEYTKSDSLLKHALSVEQAMRAYARKSGADEEKWGITGLIHDFDYELFPSLEEHPYKGCAILREKGWPEDIIRAVMSHGEHTGITRETPMEKTLFAVDELCGFLLACAYVRPDRKIANVEIKSVKKKLKDKSFARAVNREDIAKGMEELGIDADEHIGFVIGALSEISDELGL; via the coding sequence ATGGAACTGAACAGAGAACAGGCCTACATGCTTCTGAGCGAGTACACCAAGTCGGATTCGCTTTTGAAGCATGCTTTGTCGGTGGAGCAGGCCATGAGGGCTTATGCCCGCAAATCCGGCGCTGATGAAGAAAAATGGGGCATTACGGGGCTGATTCATGATTTTGATTATGAACTGTTCCCCTCACTTGAGGAACACCCGTATAAAGGCTGTGCCATTCTCAGGGAAAAAGGCTGGCCTGAGGACATCATCAGAGCTGTGATGAGCCATGGGGAACACACGGGGATAACCCGCGAAACACCGATGGAGAAAACGCTTTTTGCAGTGGACGAGCTCTGCGGCTTTCTCCTTGCCTGTGCTTATGTCCGCCCTGACAGAAAGATTGCTAATGTAGAAATAAAGAGTGTTAAGAAAAAGCTGAAAGACAAAAGCTTCGCAAGGGCAGTGAACAGGGAAGATATTGCCAAAGGTATGGAGGAGCTTGGGATTGATGCCGATGAGCACATAGGCTTTGTCATCGGGGCGCTTTCAGAGATTTCAGACGAACTTGGACTTTAA
- a CDS encoding HD-GYP domain-containing protein: protein MEITNIQTAEGAYRRKMMDSYVISRLDLIMGLSRVVDLVNPLINGHHQRVAYIAGVLARECGLSEYEVQDIVAASALHDIGVVAEKEFRELANPEFTGHEYGHGYIGHLLFKDTDKFGSIAQMIRYHHEKWNHGKAARDLGSALPEGAFIIHLADRVDILTDRNKSALEQKAAVLDKISSMKGRWFKPSHVDAFMHLAEKESFWFNLEEPDKYRLLKRDYHFNTLILKPAEILEISKLISRIIDFRCSFTSTHSAGVARTASLLAEIFGMGSEEVQNMEVAGYLHDLGKLAVLPDVLYKNGSLNISEQRMIKKHTYYTYFALNCFEIFDNIKEWASFHHETLDGNGYPFHVKGDRLDLGCRIMAVADIFTALTEDRPYRAGMDKEGVISVLDELVSKNKIDARVVAALKDNYTAVNSEREKAQAAAAVSFSEFISSVKGRGIELFLEE from the coding sequence ATGGAAATAACGAATATTCAGACAGCAGAAGGCGCTTACAGAAGGAAGATGATGGACTCGTATGTGATTTCACGCCTTGACTTAATAATGGGCTTATCCCGCGTTGTGGACTTGGTTAACCCGTTAATAAACGGGCATCATCAGCGTGTGGCTTATATAGCGGGGGTTCTCGCCCGTGAGTGCGGCCTGTCTGAATATGAGGTTCAGGATATAGTGGCTGCTTCTGCTCTGCATGACATAGGCGTTGTTGCCGAAAAGGAGTTCAGGGAGCTCGCAAACCCTGAATTTACAGGGCATGAGTACGGCCACGGCTATATCGGCCATCTATTGTTTAAAGACACGGATAAGTTTGGCAGCATAGCTCAGATGATCCGCTACCATCATGAAAAATGGAACCACGGCAAGGCCGCCCGTGACTTGGGCTCCGCACTGCCGGAGGGTGCATTCATAATTCATCTGGCTGACAGGGTGGACATACTCACCGACAGGAATAAAAGCGCCCTTGAGCAGAAGGCGGCTGTCCTTGATAAAATCTCCTCCATGAAAGGGCGGTGGTTCAAGCCTTCGCATGTGGATGCCTTCATGCATCTGGCAGAAAAGGAATCCTTCTGGTTTAACCTTGAGGAGCCGGACAAATACAGGCTTCTCAAGAGAGACTACCATTTCAATACACTCATTCTCAAACCAGCGGAGATACTGGAAATCTCCAAACTGATAAGCCGTATAATAGATTTCAGGTGCAGCTTCACATCCACTCATTCCGCCGGAGTTGCCAGAACAGCCTCTCTCCTTGCTGAAATATTCGGTATGGGCTCAGAGGAAGTGCAAAATATGGAAGTGGCTGGCTATCTGCATGATCTTGGCAAGCTTGCTGTTCTGCCTGACGTGCTGTACAAAAACGGCTCTCTGAACATCAGCGAGCAGAGGATGATCAAAAAGCATACCTACTACACCTACTTTGCCCTCAACTGCTTTGAGATATTTGACAATATCAAAGAGTGGGCTTCCTTCCACCATGAAACTCTGGACGGAAACGGCTATCCCTTCCATGTTAAAGGGGACAGGCTTGATCTGGGCTGCCGGATAATGGCTGTCGCGGATATTTTTACCGCCCTCACGGAGGACAGGCCGTACAGAGCGGGAATGGATAAGGAAGGGGTGATTTCGGTTCTGGATGAACTTGTTTCAAAAAACAAGATAGATGCCCGCGTGGTTGCCGCGCTTAAGGATAACTACACAGCGGTTAACTCCGAAAGGGAGAAGGCGCAGGCTGCCGCTGCCGTGTCTTTCAGCGAGTTTATCAGCAGTGTGAAAGGCAGAGGGATTGAGCTCTTTCTGGAAGAATAA